The genome window GCTGTGCGATGCGGTGTCGTCGCTGTGGGCTGACGCATGAGCACCGTCGTCACCGACATCGGTGAGCTGGTCACCAACGACGCGTCGACGGGCGACGGGTCTGCGCTCGGCGTCGTCCATGACGCAGCGGTCGTGGTGTCGGGTGGCCTCGTCGAGTGGGTCGGACCCGCGGCGTCAGCGCCGGCGGCGGACCACCGGCTCGACGTCGGGGGACGGGCCGTCGTCCCCGGGTTCGTCGACTCGCACTCCCACCTGCTGTTCTCCGGCGACCGCTCGGGCGAGTTCTCGGCGCGGATGACCGGCGAGCGCTACGACGGCGGTGGCATCGCGACGACCGTCGCGGCCACCCGCGCCTCGAGCGACGACGAGCTGCGAGCGTCGCTGCGGGCGCTGGTCGCCGAGATGCGCAGGCAGGGCACCACCACGGTGGAGGTCAAGAGCGGCTACGGCCTGACGGTCGAGGACGAGGCACGCAGCCTCCGCCTTGCCCGCGAGGTCACCCCCGAGACGACGTTCCTCGGAGCTCACGTCGTACCACCCGGCGCCGAACGCTCGGCCTACGTCGACCTGGTCGCCGGCCCCATGCTCGAGGCATGCGCGCCCTGGGCCCGCTGGGTCGACGTCTTCTGCGAGCCGGGGAGCGCGCACGCCTTCGACGCCGACGAGTCCCGTGCCGTCCTCAGCGCCGGCGCCCGGGCCGGCCTCGGGCTGCGCGTCCACGGCAACCAGCTCACCGCCGGCCCCGGCGTACGCCTCGCCGTCGAGCTCGGCGCCGCCAGCGTCGACCACTGCACGCACCTCACCGACGCCGACGTCGAGGCGCTCGCGGCCTCAGCGCCCGCGCAGGAGAGGCAGGGTACGGTCGCCACCCTCCTCCCGGGCGTCGAGTTCTCGACCCGCTCGCCCTACCCCG of Motilibacter peucedani contains these proteins:
- the hutI gene encoding imidazolonepropionase is translated as MSTVVTDIGELVTNDASTGDGSALGVVHDAAVVVSGGLVEWVGPAASAPAADHRLDVGGRAVVPGFVDSHSHLLFSGDRSGEFSARMTGERYDGGGIATTVAATRASSDDELRASLRALVAEMRRQGTTTVEVKSGYGLTVEDEARSLRLAREVTPETTFLGAHVVPPGAERSAYVDLVAGPMLEACAPWARWVDVFCEPGSAHAFDADESRAVLSAGARAGLGLRVHGNQLTAGPGVRLAVELGAASVDHCTHLTDADVEALAASAPAQERQGTVATLLPGVEFSTRSPYPDARRLLDAGAVVALATDCNPGSCFTSSMPFVIALAVRETGMSPDEALWAATAGGALALRRHDVGRIAPGTRADLTVIDAPTHLHLAYRPGVPLARALDLPDDAVRPTQHPVGPST